In the genome of Acidimicrobiia bacterium, one region contains:
- a CDS encoding shikimate kinase, with the protein MATLWLVGMMGVGKSTVGPIVAETLGREFVDTDEEVEHRSGMSVAEWVRHDLAGFRSLEDEVVEELAGGPLAVACGGGVILSGKSRRLMRRSGMVVWLVAPLDVLVARLGSAEDRPLLTDDPAVRLRRILGERRRLYRRAAHAEVDATGTAEVVAGEVVAAWNAFR; encoded by the coding sequence GTGGCCACGCTCTGGCTGGTCGGGATGATGGGTGTGGGCAAGAGCACGGTGGGCCCGATCGTCGCCGAAACTCTTGGGAGGGAGTTCGTCGACACCGACGAAGAGGTCGAGCATCGATCCGGGATGTCGGTGGCCGAGTGGGTACGGCACGACCTGGCCGGTTTCAGGTCCCTCGAAGACGAGGTCGTCGAGGAGCTGGCCGGCGGGCCGCTGGCGGTGGCGTGCGGCGGCGGTGTCATCCTGTCCGGGAAGTCGCGGCGGCTCATGAGGAGGAGCGGCATGGTGGTCTGGCTGGTGGCGCCACTCGATGTGCTGGTGGCCCGGCTCGGGAGCGCCGAGGACCGACCACTGCTCACCGACGACCCAGCCGTCCGACTGAGACGGATTCTCGGCGAGCGCCGACGGCTGTATCGGCGGGCGGCGCACGCCGAGGTCGATGCGACCGGCACCGCGGAGGTCGTGGCAGGGGAGGTGGTGGCGGCATGGAACGCCTTCCGGTAG
- a CDS encoding 3-dehydroquinate synthase family protein, producing MERLPVVGGKVLFGRRPDAGELFGDLIPRRVAFLTQPGPPAAHAARLAEAARVLGAESLVLPVPDGEAAKSLEVAARVIDRFEEAGFERADMVVAVGGGAVTDFGGFVAGIYLRGVRCGLVPTTLLGAIDAAIGGKVAVNARGKNRIGLFRQPEVVIVDLDVLDQLPVHLVRHGLAEALKVGLVADPGLVDMVGAALPGGSLEGIVRAAITAKTAIVESDPLEGGRREILNFGHTIGHAVETVSGLPHGEAVALGMVAEAYASAAVAGFSDAEAVRGMVAALGLPVEAPDIAPSALDDALGLDKKRRGAETRMVLLEAIGRPRVGVVGDATVRAALAAIGIGGRSP from the coding sequence ATGGAACGCCTTCCGGTAGTCGGCGGCAAGGTCCTCTTCGGGCGTCGTCCGGATGCCGGCGAGCTGTTCGGCGACCTCATCCCGCGAAGGGTCGCCTTCCTCACCCAGCCGGGCCCACCGGCGGCCCATGCAGCCCGGCTCGCCGAAGCGGCCAGGGTTCTGGGGGCGGAGTCTCTTGTGCTGCCGGTGCCCGACGGCGAGGCGGCGAAGAGCCTGGAAGTCGCCGCCAGGGTGATAGATCGATTCGAAGAGGCGGGGTTCGAGCGCGCCGACATGGTGGTGGCGGTAGGGGGAGGAGCGGTCACGGACTTCGGGGGCTTCGTCGCCGGCATCTATCTGCGTGGCGTTCGATGTGGGCTGGTTCCGACGACGCTGCTGGGGGCGATCGATGCCGCCATCGGGGGCAAGGTGGCGGTGAACGCCCGCGGCAAGAACCGTATAGGACTGTTCCGGCAACCCGAGGTCGTGATCGTCGATCTGGACGTCCTCGACCAGTTGCCGGTCCACTTGGTGCGCCACGGGCTGGCAGAGGCCCTGAAGGTGGGCCTGGTGGCCGATCCGGGCCTGGTCGACATGGTCGGGGCGGCGCTTCCGGGTGGCTCCCTCGAGGGCATCGTGAGGGCTGCCATCACCGCCAAGACTGCGATCGTGGAGAGCGATCCGCTGGAGGGGGGCCGGCGCGAGATCCTCAACTTCGGGCACACGATCGGCCACGCCGTCGAGACGGTGAGCGGACTGCCCCATGGCGAGGCCGTTGCTCTGGGAATGGTCGCCGAGGCGTACGCCTCGGCGGCGGTCGCCGGCTTCTCCGATGCCGAGGCGGTGCGGGGGATGGTCGCAGCTCTCGGCCTGCCGGTGGAGGCTCCGGACATTGCCCCCTCTGCCCTCGATGACGCCCTCGGACTCGACAAGAAGCGGCGAGGTGCCGAGACACGAATGGTGCTCCTCGAGGCGATCGGGCGACCGCGGGTCGGCGTGGTGGGCGACGCTACCGTACGGGCCGCCCTGGCCGCCATCGGAATCGGAGGACGAAGCCCGTGA
- a CDS encoding aminopeptidase P family protein, with protein sequence MNHGSRIEALRTTLDSPLLVSRLPNLRYLTGFTGSNGYLLLDPAGSDTFVTDGRYGEMAEGLVAALPGVELVVYTSGMWDVLRRLATAAGSVALEEGGVTWEFADQFASETGVQPGRAGGAVEELRRTKSAEEIAALGEAAAAGDSAFAIIGRLAAGADSEVALGWALIDEMRARGADAAGWEAIVAAGAGASIPHYRSGRASVGRGLLLLDYGCVVDGYHSDMSRTVWLEGEPDHQIVQIHGAVLEAQEAGLAAIAAGVSCGDVDEAARAVLRAHGYEEHFLHSTGHGVGLEIHEAPWVRRGNDDLLREGDVVTVEPGVYLPGVGGVRIEDMAVVTAGGCEVLTRSPKGLTL encoded by the coding sequence GTGAACCACGGATCGCGTATCGAGGCGCTGCGCACGACCCTCGACTCCCCACTCCTGGTGTCCCGGCTGCCCAACCTCAGGTACCTGACCGGCTTCACCGGGAGCAACGGTTATCTGCTGCTCGACCCGGCCGGATCCGACACCTTCGTCACCGACGGGCGCTATGGCGAGATGGCAGAAGGCCTGGTCGCCGCCCTCCCCGGCGTTGAGCTGGTCGTGTACACGTCGGGCATGTGGGATGTCCTGCGCCGTCTGGCGACCGCGGCGGGATCGGTTGCACTGGAGGAGGGTGGGGTCACCTGGGAGTTCGCCGACCAGTTCGCCTCCGAAACCGGTGTCCAACCCGGCAGGGCGGGCGGCGCGGTGGAGGAGTTGCGGCGCACCAAGTCGGCCGAGGAGATCGCGGCCCTTGGTGAGGCTGCGGCCGCCGGTGACTCCGCCTTCGCCATCATCGGCAGGCTGGCCGCCGGGGCCGATTCAGAGGTGGCACTGGGATGGGCGTTGATCGACGAGATGCGTGCCCGGGGAGCGGATGCAGCCGGGTGGGAGGCGATCGTCGCCGCAGGCGCGGGCGCTTCGATCCCGCACTACCGCTCGGGACGAGCCTCTGTGGGCCGAGGCCTGCTGCTTCTCGACTACGGGTGTGTGGTCGATGGCTACCACTCCGACATGTCGCGAACCGTCTGGTTGGAGGGCGAGCCCGACCATCAGATCGTCCAGATCCACGGAGCCGTGCTGGAGGCCCAGGAGGCGGGGCTGGCCGCCATCGCCGCCGGTGTCTCCTGTGGCGATGTCGACGAAGCGGCGCGCGCCGTGCTGCGGGCGCATGGATACGAGGAGCACTTTCTGCACAGCACCGGACACGGGGTGGGGCTCGAGATCCACGAGGCGCCGTGGGTACGGCGCGGCAACGACGATCTCCTGCGCGAGGGCGACGTCGTCACGGTCGAGCCCGGCGTGTACCTTCCAGGTGTGGGAGGTGTTCGGATCGAGGACATGGCCGTGGTCACCGCCGGTGGCTGCGAGGTCCTCACCCGATCCCCGAAGGGCCTGACCCTCTGA
- the efp gene encoding elongation factor P → MVSTNDVRPGMTLDLDDGIFQIVQYEHVKPGKGKAFVRMRLKNLITGAVVDRTFRADESVQQAIVERRAHQFLFRDDTGFHFMDGEEFTQLTMSESDVGDAAWYLIEGETVHLALYGGGPIGIDLPVSVELAVVEAEPGVKGDRSSAGTKPATVETGLVVQVPLFVEKGDRIKVDTRSGSYMTRVS, encoded by the coding sequence ATGGTCTCCACCAACGATGTGCGCCCGGGCATGACGCTCGACCTGGACGACGGCATCTTCCAGATCGTTCAGTACGAGCACGTCAAGCCGGGCAAGGGCAAGGCCTTCGTGCGCATGCGCCTCAAGAACCTGATCACCGGGGCGGTGGTCGATCGGACATTTCGAGCCGACGAGTCGGTGCAGCAGGCGATCGTCGAACGACGGGCTCATCAGTTCCTCTTCCGCGACGACACCGGATTCCACTTCATGGACGGCGAGGAGTTCACGCAGCTCACCATGTCGGAGAGCGACGTGGGCGATGCGGCCTGGTATCTGATCGAGGGCGAGACGGTCCACCTCGCCCTGTACGGTGGGGGGCCGATCGGAATCGACCTCCCCGTGTCGGTCGAACTCGCCGTCGTGGAGGCGGAGCCCGGGGTCAAGGGGGATCGATCCTCGGCCGGGACCAAGCCGGCGACCGTGGAGACCGGGCTGGTGGTGCAGGTACCCCTGTTCGTGGAGAAGGGCGATCGCATCAAGGTGGACACCCGGTCCGGGTCGTACATGACTCGGGTCTCATGA
- the nusB gene encoding transcription antitermination factor NusB, protein MKPGEARDDALAALYEADQRHTDPDLGTLSRRASEMVAGVWECRDALDAEIAEVAAGWRVERMPPIDRNILRLGLWELRNRPHTPVPVVISEAVRLARRFSTGRSAGFVNGVLSRLASTEEE, encoded by the coding sequence ATGAAACCGGGGGAGGCCCGGGATGACGCCCTCGCCGCCCTCTACGAAGCCGACCAGCGCCACACCGACCCCGACCTGGGCACCTTGAGCCGGAGGGCAAGCGAGATGGTCGCCGGGGTGTGGGAGTGCCGCGATGCCCTCGACGCCGAGATCGCCGAGGTCGCCGCCGGATGGCGCGTCGAGCGGATGCCTCCGATCGACCGCAACATCCTTCGCCTCGGCCTCTGGGAGCTCCGCAATCGGCCGCACACGCCGGTGCCGGTCGTGATCTCAGAGGCGGTCCGGCTCGCCCGCCGCTTCTCGACCGGCCGCTCCGCCGGCTTCGTCAACGGAGTGCTGTCCCGACTCGCCTCGACCGAGGAGGAGTAG
- the mihF gene encoding integration host factor, actinobacterial type, which yields MTDPPALSPEQRAVALERAAEARRVRAEVRRALGSGETGLAEVLEQAHDDLIGGIKVKALLTALPGLGKVKSRRLMEQLGISENRRLRGLGIRQKRALLDALG from the coding sequence GTGACAGACCCGCCGGCACTATCGCCCGAGCAACGAGCCGTCGCACTGGAGCGTGCCGCCGAGGCCAGGCGGGTACGTGCCGAGGTCCGACGGGCGCTGGGCAGCGGTGAGACCGGTCTTGCGGAGGTCCTCGAGCAGGCACACGACGACCTCATCGGGGGGATCAAGGTGAAGGCACTCCTCACGGCCCTGCCCGGTCTGGGAAAGGTGAAGTCGCGCCGACTGATGGAGCAGCTGGGAATATCCGAGAATCGCCGGCTGCGTGGACTCGGGATCAGGCAGAAGCGGGCTCTGCTCGACGCCCTGGGCTGA
- a CDS encoding cytidylate kinase family protein, which translates to MTAPSTPQQRMISIAGHVGSGKSTVARIIADRTGMDLFSTGGVFRRLADRLGMTVLELNEYARGHPEVDDEVDGHLRRLADDPRPLVIDSRMAWFFVPDSFKVFIVVDAAEGARRVYGAGRHDEHHDSIDAAREKGKTRERVEARRYLALYGVVRDDWRNYDLIVDSTHAPAEAVADAVLSTVASPPPIQPRCMLSPRRLLPSRARGTDFAVGPTSDISVAVCDGFPVIVAGHGTVMAAIEGGRSLVECRLAAYGRPPSRSGVTPAKVRAWEAANGFSFDTLPAWARPEEEG; encoded by the coding sequence GTGACCGCCCCCTCCACGCCGCAGCAACGGATGATCTCCATCGCCGGGCACGTCGGAAGCGGCAAGTCCACGGTGGCGCGCATCATCGCCGACCGCACCGGCATGGACCTCTTCTCGACGGGTGGCGTGTTCCGCCGCCTGGCCGACCGGTTGGGGATGACCGTCCTCGAACTAAACGAGTACGCCCGCGGTCACCCCGAGGTCGACGACGAGGTGGACGGCCACCTGCGCCGCCTGGCCGACGACCCGCGTCCACTGGTCATCGACTCGCGCATGGCATGGTTCTTCGTGCCCGATTCCTTCAAGGTCTTCATCGTGGTCGATGCCGCCGAGGGTGCCCGCCGCGTCTACGGGGCCGGACGCCACGACGAGCACCACGACTCGATCGACGCCGCTCGGGAGAAGGGAAAGACACGGGAGCGGGTCGAGGCTCGCCGCTACCTGGCGCTCTACGGGGTGGTGCGCGACGACTGGCGCAACTACGACCTCATCGTCGACTCCACCCATGCGCCGGCGGAAGCAGTCGCCGATGCGGTCTTGTCAACCGTGGCCTCGCCGCCACCGATCCAGCCGCGCTGCATGCTCTCGCCGCGCCGCCTGCTTCCCTCGCGTGCCCGGGGCACCGACTTCGCCGTCGGGCCGACCTCGGACATCTCGGTCGCGGTGTGCGACGGCTTCCCGGTCATCGTCGCCGGCCACGGGACGGTGATGGCAGCGATCGAGGGAGGCAGGTCCCTCGTCGAGTGCCGGCTCGCCGCCTATGGGCGTCCGCCGTCGCGGTCAGGCGTCACGCCGGCCAAGGTCCGGGCGTGGGAAGCGGCCAACGGGTTCTCGTTCGACACGCTGCCGGCCTGGGCTCGACCCGAAGAGGAAGGCTGA
- the rpoZ gene encoding DNA-directed RNA polymerase subunit omega — MIEPPIETVLQRTGHRFTLVVLAARRARQIQAYFNQLGDGIGAYVPPQVHSLSRKPLSIAFEEIAADKVVVDAGE; from the coding sequence ATGATCGAGCCTCCGATCGAGACCGTCCTGCAGCGCACCGGCCATCGGTTCACCCTGGTGGTGCTGGCGGCTCGCCGTGCTCGACAGATCCAGGCCTACTTCAACCAGCTCGGCGATGGCATCGGCGCCTACGTGCCGCCTCAGGTGCACTCGCTGTCGCGCAAGCCACTGTCGATCGCCTTCGAGGAGATCGCCGCCGACAAGGTCGTCGTCGACGCCGGCGAATAA
- the coaBC gene encoding bifunctional phosphopantothenoylcysteine decarboxylase/phosphopantothenate--cysteine ligase CoaBC, whose protein sequence is MLAGRRIVLGVTGGVAAFKAAYLARRLVEAGAEVRVVMTPSATEFLGPQTMAAITGSPPLTGLFGQDSVSPHTELASWADLIVVAPATAATLARLATGESEDLLTATILAFAGPVVMAPAMHTEMWEHPATRRNVQTLAGDGVTLVGPATGALAGGDEGPGRMVEPEEIVSAVEGALSGGDLSGWRVLVSAGGTREPLDPVRYLGNRSSGKMGNAIAEAAWRRGADVVLVTAGEPPSRGSFEVVRVETAEEMAEAVWARAVDSDVVVLAAAVADFRPAHSAEQKLRRASGPPEVVLEATPDILAGVAALDPRPFLVGFAAEAGPTEAAAPKAVEKGVDMLVANDVTAPGAGFGTDTNVVSVFFPDGRRQDWPLQTKSAVAERLWDLVTQERPR, encoded by the coding sequence ATGCTCGCCGGTAGGCGGATCGTCCTCGGCGTCACCGGGGGGGTGGCCGCATTCAAGGCCGCCTACCTGGCTCGACGCCTCGTGGAGGCCGGCGCCGAGGTGCGCGTCGTGATGACGCCATCGGCCACCGAGTTCCTCGGTCCGCAGACGATGGCCGCCATCACCGGCAGCCCGCCGCTCACCGGGCTGTTCGGACAGGACTCCGTTTCGCCCCACACCGAGCTGGCATCCTGGGCGGATCTGATCGTGGTGGCACCGGCCACTGCCGCCACCCTCGCCCGTCTCGCCACCGGCGAGAGCGAGGACCTCCTCACCGCCACGATCCTCGCCTTCGCTGGGCCCGTGGTGATGGCCCCCGCCATGCACACCGAGATGTGGGAGCACCCGGCGACGCGTCGCAACGTTCAGACTCTCGCCGGCGACGGTGTCACCCTGGTCGGGCCTGCCACCGGCGCCCTCGCCGGTGGCGACGAAGGCCCAGGTCGGATGGTCGAGCCCGAAGAGATCGTGTCCGCCGTGGAGGGAGCCCTCTCCGGTGGCGACCTCTCAGGGTGGAGGGTGCTGGTCAGCGCAGGCGGCACGCGGGAACCGCTTGATCCGGTTCGCTACCTGGGCAACCGCTCCTCGGGGAAGATGGGAAACGCCATCGCCGAGGCGGCCTGGCGTCGTGGAGCCGATGTGGTGCTGGTGACGGCGGGCGAGCCGCCCTCGCGAGGGTCGTTCGAGGTGGTTCGGGTGGAGACGGCCGAGGAGATGGCCGAGGCGGTCTGGGCGAGAGCCGTCGACTCCGATGTGGTCGTCCTCGCCGCTGCCGTCGCCGACTTCCGACCCGCCCACTCGGCCGAGCAGAAGCTGCGCCGTGCCTCGGGGCCGCCCGAGGTGGTGTTGGAGGCCACGCCGGACATCCTCGCCGGGGTGGCGGCCCTCGATCCCCGTCCCTTCCTCGTGGGCTTCGCCGCCGAGGCCGGTCCCACCGAGGCTGCGGCCCCGAAGGCGGTGGAGAAGGGGGTCGACATGTTGGTCGCCAACGACGTGACCGCCCCCGGGGCCGGGTTCGGAACCGACACCAACGTGGTGTCGGTGTTCTTCCCGGACGGCCGGCGTCAGGACTGGCCCCTCCAGACCAAGTCGGCGGTGGCGGAGCGGCTGTGGGACCTGGTGACTCAGGAACGCCCTCGCTGA
- the def gene encoding peptide deformylase yields the protein MAIFPIRTHPDPVLRLRAADVTEFGEALARLVDDMTETMYAAPGVGLAAPQIGVSLRVVVFDAGDGPHHLINPTLEQTSGTAEYEEGCLSVPGHYWPITRPSYARARGTDLAGREVVYEGEELMGRVLQHELDHIEGMLLLERLSRRDRREALRDLRREALERGVG from the coding sequence ATGGCGATCTTCCCCATCCGAACCCATCCCGACCCCGTGCTCCGGCTGCGGGCGGCGGACGTGACCGAGTTCGGCGAGGCTCTGGCGAGGCTCGTGGACGACATGACAGAGACCATGTACGCCGCTCCCGGAGTCGGTCTGGCGGCGCCACAGATCGGAGTCTCCCTACGCGTGGTGGTGTTCGACGCCGGCGATGGACCCCACCATCTGATCAATCCGACGCTGGAGCAGACCTCGGGGACGGCCGAGTACGAGGAGGGGTGCCTCTCGGTGCCCGGGCACTACTGGCCGATCACGCGTCCCTCGTACGCCCGGGCTCGAGGCACCGATCTGGCGGGCAGGGAGGTCGTGTACGAGGGGGAGGAGCTGATGGGGAGGGTCCTTCAGCACGAGCTGGACCACATCGAGGGGATGCTCCTCCTGGAACGGCTCTCCCGGCGGGATCGCCGGGAGGCTCTGCGGGACCTGAGGCGGGAGGCCCTGGAGCGGGGCGTCGGCTGA
- the fmt gene encoding methionyl-tRNA formyltransferase: MRTAFFGTPQEAVPSLDALREVSEVAFVVTRPDRPRGRSGRSVAPPVKSAALAAGLGVLQPAHPADVAGDLEGCSVAVVVAYGRILPASLLSVPDHGFVNVHFSLLPRWRGASPVVRAILAGDELTGVTLMRVDEGLDTGPILASASTAIGGEESAGELTARLAAMGADLIRTHLRAIADGEATGVPQDPDGVTHAGRIHSDEAFIDPRRHGTVATGRAVRAFNPRPGAWGLTEEGRIKLWRARPASVEGPPSGVAEKRGGRVLLGCRDGSVELLEVQPQGRPAMAAAAWMNGRRGAPAEFLPASGRPGR; encoded by the coding sequence ATGCGTACCGCCTTCTTCGGCACGCCGCAGGAGGCGGTGCCATCACTCGATGCGCTCAGGGAGGTGTCCGAGGTCGCCTTCGTGGTCACCCGGCCCGACCGGCCACGGGGCAGGTCGGGGCGCTCCGTTGCGCCTCCGGTGAAGTCGGCGGCCCTGGCTGCCGGACTCGGCGTGCTCCAGCCCGCCCACCCTGCGGATGTGGCAGGGGACCTGGAGGGTTGTTCCGTGGCCGTCGTCGTCGCCTACGGACGGATCCTCCCGGCCTCCCTGCTCTCGGTGCCGGACCACGGTTTCGTGAACGTCCACTTCTCGCTGTTGCCCCGCTGGCGGGGGGCCAGTCCGGTGGTGCGAGCAATCCTGGCGGGCGACGAGCTGACCGGTGTCACCCTGATGAGGGTCGACGAGGGGCTCGACACGGGGCCGATCCTGGCTTCGGCATCCACCGCCATCGGTGGCGAAGAGAGCGCCGGGGAGCTCACCGCTCGGCTGGCAGCCATGGGTGCCGACCTGATCAGGACCCACTTGCGGGCCATCGCCGACGGCGAGGCGACCGGGGTTCCCCAGGATCCGGACGGGGTCACCCACGCCGGACGGATCCACTCCGATGAGGCGTTCATCGACCCCCGTCGCCACGGGACCGTGGCAACGGGACGGGCCGTCCGTGCCTTCAACCCTCGACCCGGGGCGTGGGGGCTCACCGAGGAGGGACGCATCAAGCTGTGGCGTGCCCGGCCGGCATCCGTGGAAGGTCCTCCGTCTGGAGTCGCCGAGAAGCGGGGGGGCAGGGTGCTGCTCGGGTGCCGCGACGGCTCCGTGGAGCTGCTGGAGGTGCAACCGCAGGGCCGCCCGGCGATGGCGGCGGCGGCATGGATGAACGGCCGCCGTGGTGCCCCGGCGGAGTTCCTGCCGGCTAGCGGACGACCAGGCCGCTGA
- a CDS encoding polyphosphate kinase 2 family protein has product MGMDRYRVLPGHAADLAARDPGEHTLASGGKAEGKAAAAALNDRLEQLQEVFYADGRHRLLVVLQAMDSGGKDGTIRHVFDGVNPQGVKVASFKRPTPMDLAHDYLWRVHPHVPGDGEIVIFNRSHYEDVLVVRVHSLVAAEVWGRRYQHINDFERMLADEGTTIVKFFLHISPQEQADRLQARIDDPTKQWKFAKGDLAERARWDDYMAAFEDAITATSTEWAPWYVVPADRKWYRNFVVGSVLVDTIEALDPRYPPPEEDLSGLVVR; this is encoded by the coding sequence GTGGGAATGGACCGATATCGAGTTCTCCCGGGCCATGCCGCCGATCTGGCAGCTCGGGACCCCGGCGAGCACACCCTGGCATCGGGAGGCAAGGCCGAGGGCAAGGCGGCGGCCGCGGCGCTCAACGACCGGCTCGAGCAGCTGCAGGAGGTGTTCTACGCCGACGGTCGCCACCGCCTGCTGGTGGTGCTGCAGGCCATGGACAGCGGGGGCAAGGACGGCACCATCCGGCACGTCTTCGACGGGGTCAATCCTCAGGGCGTCAAGGTGGCCTCGTTCAAGAGGCCGACCCCGATGGATCTGGCACACGACTACCTGTGGCGGGTGCATCCCCATGTGCCCGGCGACGGCGAGATCGTCATCTTCAACAGGTCTCATTACGAGGATGTGCTCGTGGTGCGGGTCCATTCGCTGGTGGCCGCTGAGGTGTGGGGCCGGCGCTACCAGCACATCAACGATTTCGAACGGATGCTGGCCGATGAGGGCACCACGATCGTGAAGTTCTTCCTGCACATCTCGCCGCAGGAACAAGCCGACCGCCTGCAGGCACGGATCGACGACCCGACGAAGCAGTGGAAGTTCGCCAAGGGAGACCTGGCGGAGCGGGCCCGCTGGGACGACTACATGGCTGCGTTCGAAGACGCCATCACCGCCACCTCCACCGAGTGGGCGCCATGGTACGTGGTGCCTGCCGACCGCAAGTGGTACCGGAATTTCGTCGTCGGCAGCGTGCTCGTGGACACCATCGAGGCCCTGGACCCTCGCTACCCGCCGCCTGAGGAGGACCTCAGCGGCCTGGTCGTCCGCTAG
- the rpe gene encoding ribulose-phosphate 3-epimerase, which yields MKAKLAPSLLAADFGRLGEEIGRVEGLVDYLHLDVMDGHFVPNLTFGMPVISALRRLTGLEFDCHLMVTNPVALFEPLRRAGADLVTVHVEVHPDPVPAAREARRVGLRFGLVLNPSTPFAAAEPFLETLDVLLVMSVEPGFGGQSFIEEVLPKVEAARKSVDSGGSQADIQIDGGITPATARLARDAGADSFVAGTAIFGAPDPAAAIAELRDAIDGT from the coding sequence GTGAAAGCCAAGCTGGCGCCATCCCTCCTCGCCGCCGACTTCGGCCGCCTGGGAGAGGAGATCGGTCGGGTGGAGGGTCTCGTCGACTACCTGCATCTCGATGTGATGGACGGTCACTTCGTTCCCAACCTGACCTTTGGAATGCCGGTGATCTCCGCCCTGCGCAGGCTGACCGGCCTCGAGTTCGACTGCCACCTGATGGTGACCAACCCGGTGGCACTGTTCGAGCCACTGCGCCGGGCCGGTGCCGACCTGGTGACCGTTCATGTGGAGGTCCATCCCGATCCGGTCCCGGCGGCGCGAGAGGCGCGCCGGGTCGGGCTTCGATTCGGGCTGGTCCTCAACCCGTCCACTCCTTTCGCCGCCGCCGAGCCTTTCTTGGAGACCCTGGATGTGTTGTTGGTGATGTCGGTGGAGCCCGGTTTCGGAGGCCAGTCGTTCATCGAGGAGGTTCTGCCCAAGGTGGAGGCCGCGAGAAAGTCGGTTGACTCGGGAGGTTCGCAGGCCGATATCCAGATCGACGGTGGAATCACCCCCGCCACGGCACGTTTGGCCCGGGATGCCGGCGCCGACTCGTTCGTGGCCGGTACGGCGATCTTCGGAGCGCCCGACCCGGCGGCGGCGATCGCCGAACTGAGAGACGCGATAGATGGGACGTGA
- a CDS encoding response regulator, producing the protein MGETILVIDDDAELLEFVRDRLESEGFKVEASEDAMSGLTRAAMTPPDLVLLDVSDPAGFEVLRSLKGGASTANVPVVLLTVAASVEELVKGLDAGADDYVTKPFAVEELLARVSSVLRRAKTMRELSPLTGLPGNFRIAEELQLRVSSGLPLAVVYADLDNFKAFNDHYGFMRGDKVIKFTANTLVESAVEIGDPGAFIGHVGGDDFILVMNPEVVEEFCKAVVERFDDGILDFYDPQEAMRGFVEVIDRRGERHAFPICSISMGVATNLRRSFASEWEASAVASEMKEHAKTEAGSSYKVDRRTT; encoded by the coding sequence ATGGGCGAGACGATCTTGGTGATCGACGACGACGCCGAACTGCTCGAGTTCGTGCGCGATCGTCTGGAGTCCGAGGGCTTCAAGGTGGAGGCCTCGGAGGACGCCATGTCCGGCTTGACCCGAGCGGCGATGACCCCTCCAGACCTGGTGCTTCTCGACGTCTCCGATCCCGCAGGATTCGAGGTGCTGCGCTCGCTGAAGGGCGGGGCGTCCACCGCCAACGTTCCGGTGGTGCTGCTCACGGTCGCCGCCTCCGTCGAGGAGCTGGTCAAGGGTCTCGACGCCGGGGCTGACGACTACGTCACCAAGCCGTTCGCCGTCGAGGAACTGCTCGCTCGGGTGTCTTCGGTGCTGCGACGGGCAAAGACGATGCGGGAGCTGTCGCCGCTCACCGGTCTGCCGGGGAACTTCCGGATCGCCGAGGAACTGCAGCTGAGGGTGTCCTCCGGGCTCCCCCTCGCCGTCGTGTACGCCGACCTCGACAACTTCAAGGCCTTCAACGACCACTACGGCTTCATGCGCGGCGACAAGGTGATCAAGTTCACTGCGAACACGCTGGTCGAGTCGGCGGTGGAGATAGGCGACCCCGGAGCGTTCATCGGCCATGTCGGCGGGGACGACTTCATCCTGGTGATGAACCCCGAGGTGGTCGAGGAGTTCTGCAAGGCGGTCGTGGAGAGGTTCGATGACGGCATCCTCGACTTCTACGACCCCCAGGAGGCGATGCGCGGCTTCGTCGAGGTCATCGATCGACGAGGGGAGCGCCATGCCTTCCCGATCTGTTCGATCTCCATGGGAGTCGCCACCAACTTGCGACGGTCATTCGCCAGTGAATGGGAGGCCTCGGCGGTCGCCTCCGAGATGAAGGAACACGCCAAGACCGAGGCCGGTTCCTCCTACAAGGTGGATCGCCGCACCACCTGA